From Paenibacillus graminis, a single genomic window includes:
- a CDS encoding general stress protein: MDSIRTQAYAKLLENGIQAIEEVNRLLGSGYTRDDIYVISHNEDREGRIVDAADTNEVGLQEEGLFGAIANMFRSRGDALRNKITSLGFSAAEAAFYEKELDLGKVLVIAKKNLH, from the coding sequence ATGGATTCAATCCGTACGCAGGCTTATGCCAAGCTGCTGGAGAATGGTATTCAGGCGATAGAAGAAGTGAACCGGCTGCTGGGCAGCGGCTACACAAGAGATGACATCTATGTGATCAGCCATAATGAGGACCGCGAAGGCCGGATTGTAGATGCTGCGGACACGAATGAAGTGGGATTGCAGGAAGAGGGGCTGTTCGGTGCGATTGCCAACATGTTCCGCTCTCGGGGTGACGCGCTCCGAAACAAGATTACTTCACTGGGTTTTAGTGCAGCAGAAGCGGCATTTTATGAGAAAGAGCTTGATTTGGGCAAAGTTCTCGTGATCGCCAAAAAAAATCTGCATTAA
- a CDS encoding SpoIIE family protein phosphatase encodes MRILIVDDNPTNVIIIREILKKENYRNFITAASAKEMLKLLGIGSGNEENRSRQSDIDLILLDMMMPEMDGIEACRVVQQHEHLRDIPIIMVTAVGDSKKLAEALDAGAVDYVTKPINKVELMARIRLALRLKREKDWHVERDQRIQDELKLAALVQNAVLSLPLKDEAFEVHAIYQPSFELAGDLYAWYPLGEGRYAVILLDMMGHGISSSLFCMFLASVLKDTVTTYVQPEKVIQELNRRFNQLYIEKQLVQYYFTAIYLVIDTRLKRIDYVNAGHPPGLFFEGGAIKPVLLESNCHPVGLFDSIEIQPQTLTFEDEGHLVLYTDGLLEMAEGGQEEQLEFMTSHLDGGHEWQEEPMRAAFFNEVPNQERDDDKCLVWISLKKGTDPE; translated from the coding sequence TTGAGAATTTTGATCGTAGACGATAATCCGACCAACGTAATCATTATCCGTGAAATTTTAAAAAAAGAGAATTACCGGAATTTTATAACGGCAGCTTCTGCCAAAGAAATGCTCAAACTGCTGGGTATTGGATCAGGAAATGAAGAGAACCGTTCCAGGCAGTCAGACATAGATTTGATTCTGCTGGATATGATGATGCCGGAGATGGACGGCATTGAAGCATGCCGGGTTGTCCAGCAGCATGAGCATCTGCGGGATATCCCGATTATTATGGTTACCGCCGTGGGCGATTCCAAAAAATTGGCGGAGGCGCTTGACGCCGGTGCTGTGGATTATGTGACTAAGCCGATCAACAAGGTTGAGCTGATGGCGCGTATCCGGCTGGCGCTGCGCCTAAAGCGCGAGAAGGATTGGCATGTGGAGCGGGATCAGCGGATACAGGATGAGCTGAAGCTGGCCGCTTTGGTGCAGAATGCTGTGCTCAGCCTGCCGCTGAAGGATGAGGCGTTTGAAGTTCATGCCATTTACCAGCCTTCATTTGAACTCGCGGGGGACTTGTATGCTTGGTATCCCCTGGGAGAGGGACGGTATGCCGTTATTCTGCTGGATATGATGGGACATGGTATTTCCTCGTCTCTGTTCTGTATGTTTCTGGCCTCCGTACTCAAGGATACCGTAACCACATATGTGCAGCCGGAGAAAGTGATTCAGGAGCTGAACCGGCGTTTTAACCAGCTATATATCGAGAAGCAATTGGTGCAGTATTATTTTACCGCGATATATCTTGTCATCGATACCCGGCTAAAACGCATTGACTACGTGAATGCTGGACACCCGCCCGGGCTCTTCTTTGAAGGGGGAGCCATCAAACCGGTTTTGCTGGAAAGCAACTGCCATCCTGTAGGGTTATTCGACAGTATTGAAATTCAGCCGCAAACCCTGACCTTTGAAGATGAAGGCCACTTGGTACTGTACACGGATGGGTTACTGGAAATGGCCGAAGGCGGGCAGGAAGAACAGCTGGAATTTATGACCTCTCATCTAGATGGGGGACATGAATGGCAGGAGGAGCCGATGCGTGCCGCTTTCTTCAATGAGGTTCCTAATCAGGAGCGGGACGATGACAAATGCCTAGTGTGGATTTCGCTGAAGAAAGGAACAGATCCGGAATGA
- a CDS encoding DUF1328 domain-containing protein, with amino-acid sequence MLKWSVILLVIALIAGIFGFFNVVAAAVGIAKVLFYIFLVLFIVSLFMGRRGRSM; translated from the coding sequence ATGCTAAAATGGTCGGTAATTCTGCTCGTCATAGCTTTAATCGCCGGTATTTTCGGATTCTTCAATGTTGTTGCAGCCGCTGTAGGCATTGCAAAAGTGCTGTTCTACATCTTCCTGGTTCTGTTCATCGTTTCACTCTTCATGGGGCGCAGAGGAAGATCAATGTAA
- a CDS encoding DUF948 domain-containing protein, whose amino-acid sequence MIIDLSVALVAIAFAVLVFFLIKTLKSAKESLDKVSQTLQEVQKTIDELTYEVKTTVRHANDITADVQNKIQKIDPIVDSVKNLGDVMNELTLTVKQVSVTVIEKYRKSRELKEKAKAVSIDNAPLTPAEERTVKSYETVNAKKAPGKIAMALKGVDTAAAIWQKFRH is encoded by the coding sequence ATGATCATTGATCTTAGCGTCGCATTGGTTGCGATTGCATTCGCCGTACTTGTCTTCTTTTTAATTAAAACCTTGAAATCAGCGAAAGAATCCCTTGACAAGGTCAGCCAGACTCTGCAGGAAGTTCAGAAAACGATTGATGAGCTTACTTATGAAGTGAAAACAACGGTCAGACACGCCAATGATATTACTGCAGATGTTCAAAACAAAATTCAAAAGATTGATCCGATTGTCGATTCCGTGAAGAACCTTGGCGACGTCATGAACGAATTGACACTGACTGTGAAGCAGGTATCGGTAACTGTAATTGAGAAATACCGCAAATCGCGTGAACTGAAGGAAAAAGCTAAGGCTGTATCTATAGACAATGCCCCGCTTACTCCTGCAGAAGAACGGACCGTGAAATCCTATGAGACTGTAAATGCGAAGAAAGCTCCCGGGAAGATCGCAATGGCTCTAAAAGGCGTAGACACGGCTGCTGCCATCTGGCAGAAATTCCGTCATTAA